The Cellvibrio polysaccharolyticus genomic interval TTTTGCGAGAAGAGCCTTATGACCATTCAACGAATCAACCCGGAGCCGCGCTGGTCCGATGTCACTATCTACAAGGGCATCGCGCATTTTGTCGAGGTGCCGGAAGACACCAGAGTGGGTGCCGAAGGCCAAATCAAACAGGTATTAGCCTTGGCCGAACAGCGCCTTGCGCTAATGGGCAGCGATAAAACCCGTTTGCTCTCCACCACAATTTACCTCACCGACCGCCAAAACGTTGAAGTCATGAACCGTTTGTGGGAAGCCTGGCTGCCCGCAGGTTGTGCGCCTTCACGTGCTTGTGTAAAAGTTGAGTTGTTGAATCCGGATATGCTGATTGAAATGGCTTTCGTGGCGGTGTGTGAATAACTTTTTTACGGTTTAACGCATTGCGGTTATTTATCACGTGCCTTCGTCTGCAAACGATGGTGCACGTGAATTCCCCTGTTTTCAGATTGTTGTCCAACCCGATCTTTCCATTCTCTTTCCCTTGCGGTTCTTGCCACGATGATGGTTGCGGCAGGTTTTCATATGATCAATCTCAGTGTGATCAACGAGAAGAAAGAACAAACCCTGCCGTTTCTTATGAGCCTGCCAATTCGGCCTGTTGATTACGCCATGGTGATTGTCAATTTGATTTTGAAGAAGGAAGGTAAATTTTCCTGGGAAGTGGGGGGCCGGTCAATCAACCGAAACCCCCAGTTCGCGAAGGTATAAAGATGCCCTTATCATGCCACCTCGTTCAAAAACTGCGTTCATCGCGGGAGAGCGGGTTAGTTGCTCAATGCTTGCCAGCTGCGTGTCGTGAAATTGGCGATCCTTGAGAAATTCGTTCTTATCGTCCTCATTCCAGAGCACGGAATAGTAGTCCGTGCTCTCATGGTCTCTTTTTATCGCGCCAGTGAGTTGGCGTTGAAAATTGAGGCCGTAGGTATCACGCGGTTCACCTTTAAAAATCACTTCTTCAAAAGTGCTGCACCCTTGTGTCTCCGCCGCTGCCGTTACGTCGATCAAAGCATCCAGCCGCTTGAGGTTGCAGGGTAAATTTTCCAGCGACACCGGATGCCCCGCAGGTAGCTTCAGTTGGCGCAACTTCAGAAACTGATGCCAATTAACGCGCGACACAAACGGGTCTTCTGAAGCGGTTACCTGCAAACTTATAAGAGAGGATGGCTCAATTTGTGAGATGTCGATCTTGTTAAAGCCGCCGATATCCAGATGTTCCAGAGCCTCCAATTTGGGTAGACGGAACACAAATTCCGGGTCGTTTTCCTTATGAGAGCGAAGGCGCAGGTTTTTAAGCGCTGGCATCTTCCCGATAACCTCTCAAATTGGTGTGCGGCCGTATACCTCTACATCCAACTTCTCAACTTTCTCCAGATCCAGGGCGCGGTAACCGCGGCTTGCGGTGAACAGCTTTGGTAAGGCGTCATTATTATAAAGTTTGGCGGTCAGGCTGCTGTTGGTCTGGTTCATTGAGTCGCCAGTCACCGCTCTGGTTAACCGGAATTCTGCCGTGATGCGAGGTTTGAAATCGCGTTGTTCCCCGTACATCAGGCAGCGCAGCGTCAAGTTATCAGTAGCGGTGAGCAGGCTGTCATCCGGGCAAAGGCTGTTACCCATATCGAGAAATTTTACCTGCGCTCCAATAGGCGTTGATAAGTAGCTGGTGGTGAGATGAGTCACCGAGGGTAATTTCTCGAAAGCTTGTTTATCAAAGCAAGTCAGTTGCAGGTTGGTCAACTTTTCAAAGCCGTCTCCTTTGAACAATTCTTTTCCGCAATCGTAAATGTTGCCAGCACTCTTGCTCCGAAACTCTCGAAGATCAGCATAACAAGATGCCTGTAATGGCATGGGTGATCCCGCCAGTTCCAGGACTTCAATCGTTGTTGAAGCCGGGCATTCCTCATTGATGATCTTAAATAGCCTGGCCTTCTTCAACTTCGGAAAATACCTGAGTAGCGGAACGTCGCTATAGCCCTGGTGGATCAATTCTTCCAGGTCAGCAAATTTGTGTTCAAGGAGCGTTTCATTCGTGACTGGCAGCAGTAGTGAATGATCGAGATCCAGCTTTTGCAGCGATTGAATATCACTCAGGGCGTTAAGGGACACGCCGTTGCTCTTAATGTACATATGGCCAATATGGCTACCCGCCAATTGCAAGAGGTCAACATTTTCTCCGGTGAGGGATAGCTCTTCCAGCGGATTATCTGCCAACCAGGCCAGGTCAATATCCTCGCCTTGAAGAGACACACGCTTTAAGTTGGGCAGCGCCGCCAATAGCTGAAGCGAAGCGCTCTTTTCCAGAGGCAGCTTCACGGAGACAAGTTGTTGAAGCGCCTCTATACCCTCTAATTGGATAATCTGCCAGTCACAGGCGAGCGACTTGATATCCTCAAGCGTGGCTTTGGGGTTGAAGACGATTGCTTTCACCATTGCCAAGGAAACACATTTTCCGAGGTTCGGATCTCTAAAGCGGATACCCGTCAGTGGCTCGGTAAAAACGTTACTCCGGAATTGGATCGGTTGCTCTCCGATGGGAGATACGGTGTAGAGATTAAGACGGTTTTCAGGGAAATAGGTGGCGTCAATAAAAGAGTAGGCGTCGGTATCCCCTTCAGTAAATATCCTGATGAGATCCGTCAGATTGCCAGCAGCGGATACCCATTGATAGCTCCCGGGATCAAACACCAAATATTCAGATCCCGTAAAAATAATGACTTGTTTCGTGTCCAATTGGTAGGCGGAGAAATTTTCCGGTTGTGGGGCATCCTCGTCATCACAATAACGATAACAATAATCGAAATAAGGGTAGGGGCTGGTGCTGCGCAGTACATTTCCATCCGCGTCGTAATCAATAACCGACACATTTTCATTACCGGGATGGCCTGGTTCGTAAAAAAATACAAATGCGCGAAGGCTATCGTCAGTGAGGGTATAGAAAATTTTTCTGATATCGTGGGTTGATACCAGTTGTGCTATTTCTTCCGGTTGCAAGCTAAGCAGACGATGCTGTTGCAACCACTGTTCATCGGGTGCGGACGCAGTATAGGGCGTGAAGCGTTGCGTATCGGGTGCTGCCAGGTAGAGGTCTCCTTCGACCAGAACCGCATGCGAGAAGCTGCCATTGACGAGGCTGCGCGGCAAGATTTCATCACCCCAACCGGCCATCAGTCGGGCGGAAAGCGGAGAAAACCCATACCAGCCATTTTTGGCGGTGATGTGGCGCGGGTCCAGGGTTATTGGATTATCCCGGTTGGAGCTGCTTCGTAATTGCAATTGCAGCGCCGTACCGCCGTGAATGCTGCGTAGGGGAAATGCCGCCGTATCGACAGTAAGATGATAATGAACCTTGCCGCTAACGGTTTTTTCACTTTGCACTGCGACCACACCCGATGCGAGAGTATCTACAACATCCTGGCTCAACCCTGATTCAAGCAGAGCGTTGCTATCTTCAAGCGCGACCTTCAGCGGAGTGCCGGAGACGGTAAAGCCCACTTCCCAGTACGCTTGCTTGCCTCTTATGCGGGTCTGGCTGGTGTCAGCTGCGTCTATCAGTGCTACCTGCAAAGCCAGGCGTATGCCATCAATAGCTGCCTCGTTGTTGACTTCAAATTGCAGGTGGAGCACGCCGAACTCAATCCAGCCATCGAACTGGCCGACGATGGACGGCGCATCATGTTGCTCGTCTTCAGGTTGTTGTACTAAAGGTATCGGCCACTGGTATTGAATGTCTATCGGGGTGAGTGTTAATTGATGGTTATCAATGTTGTAGAAGTAACGTCCGGCGGTTTGAAGACGTTGACCGGATACTGAAACGAAATCAGCCGGTTTAAAGAGTTCCTCAATGTAACTTTCCGCATCACCGCCATCGTTTTTTGCGTAGTCGCTGTAGGTTAGCTGGATCTCGTAGGGGGCTATAAATTTGCCTTGATGTGTGTGAGGCCTTCCTGCATTGCAAGCCATGTAGGAATCTGTTTGCGAGTGCAGTCTGTCTCTGACAAACGACAGCGATGCAGCTCCGCAGGCGCTGCCTTGCCAGCCCTCGATAGGCCGGCTTATCCATGTTTCAGGATCAAACGAGGATAATTCGCCAAACGCGTATTCGCCATTCCCGGAATAAGAAAAGAGGAATTTATTTTGGTAGGTCAAAATTTGTGGGGAGCGGGCAGCGTTGGGCGTCGCGATGCGATAGGTCTTTTGCTTCTGCAAATCCAGTAGCAGAAACTCGGATGCGTAGTGGATTGTTGACTCGCCCGAACCCGTGGGAGTGAAGGCGATAAAACGCTCTGATTGCGTAATTTGGGGT includes:
- a CDS encoding RCC1 domain-containing protein, which encodes MRALLLFLLCYPSVTMPAHAESDSLPQLAAGYYHTCLLRNDEVHCWGDNTFGQAQAPKLGHPTYIAAGGNLSCAIDQKAVICWGGTDSIPLTPPPLIDPVHIAISHRGDSACALDQGRPVCWGAIRETFFQKESLALSNLTDFSIGKDVLCAIGAEQVSCVRFAEENTLHLLPHPTPLSHALTVVKPQKVVVGDGQICAQGAYSTQCQYLGDSNYVFRPLKTTTFSLDVNGNGCGLSKPDYLTCWPEGSLHVMLTGAKAVALGAHHLCLASDEQVACRGENNLGQLDHSVKPGQQLQPRDIRIEPTPHPNRLSITFPDQRGTALWEKKREYGHPSATFVRLPDEDQSSQLLNLADTGCIVEHKMSAKAEDVVLPQIYRMAADLDTDCSNPRHGFYANDVSAAVQIQQSDAGIVITINDKKTVGNYLNESGSLSISSPQITQSERFIAFTPTGSGESTIHYASEFLLLDLQKQKTYRIATPNAARSPQILTYQNKFLFSYSGNGEYAFGELSSFDPETWISRPIEGWQGSACGAASLSFVRDRLHSQTDSYMACNAGRPHTHQGKFIAPYEIQLTYSDYAKNDGGDAESYIEELFKPADFVSVSGQRLQTAGRYFYNIDNHQLTLTPIDIQYQWPIPLVQQPEDEQHDAPSIVGQFDGWIEFGVLHLQFEVNNEAAIDGIRLALQVALIDAADTSQTRIRGKQAYWEVGFTVSGTPLKVALEDSNALLESGLSQDVVDTLASGVVAVQSEKTVSGKVHYHLTVDTAAFPLRSIHGGTALQLQLRSSSNRDNPITLDPRHITAKNGWYGFSPLSARLMAGWGDEILPRSLVNGSFSHAVLVEGDLYLAAPDTQRFTPYTASAPDEQWLQQHRLLSLQPEEIAQLVSTHDIRKIFYTLTDDSLRAFVFFYEPGHPGNENVSVIDYDADGNVLRSTSPYPYFDYCYRYCDDEDAPQPENFSAYQLDTKQVIIFTGSEYLVFDPGSYQWVSAAGNLTDLIRIFTEGDTDAYSFIDATYFPENRLNLYTVSPIGEQPIQFRSNVFTEPLTGIRFRDPNLGKCVSLAMVKAIVFNPKATLEDIKSLACDWQIIQLEGIEALQQLVSVKLPLEKSASLQLLAALPNLKRVSLQGEDIDLAWLADNPLEELSLTGENVDLLQLAGSHIGHMYIKSNGVSLNALSDIQSLQKLDLDHSLLLPVTNETLLEHKFADLEELIHQGYSDVPLLRYFPKLKKARLFKIINEECPASTTIEVLELAGSPMPLQASCYADLREFRSKSAGNIYDCGKELFKGDGFEKLTNLQLTCFDKQAFEKLPSVTHLTTSYLSTPIGAQVKFLDMGNSLCPDDSLLTATDNLTLRCLMYGEQRDFKPRITAEFRLTRAVTGDSMNQTNSSLTAKLYNNDALPKLFTASRGYRALDLEKVEKLDVEVYGRTPI
- a CDS encoding RidA family protein, encoding MTIQRINPEPRWSDVTIYKGIAHFVEVPEDTRVGAEGQIKQVLALAEQRLALMGSDKTRLLSTTIYLTDRQNVEVMNRLWEAWLPAGCAPSRACVKVELLNPDMLIEMAFVAVCE